The genomic stretch TCATCGGGGACACCGATCAGCTCACCGCCACGGTGCTCCACGAGCTCCAGGGGGAGGGTCGGAACGTCGTCGTCATCTCGCACATCGCCCAGGAGCGGGGGCGCCTGCAGCGACTCGGTGTGCGCAGCTTCCCCGACGAGGTCAGCGCATCGGATCTGGCACTGGCCCTGAGGGGAGTCCAGGCAGCCGAAGACGCAGATCCGGGTTCGGCCGGTCCCACGCCGGGTCTCAGCAGCGGTTTTCCCTATGCGGCAGCCCAGGTGCACCACCGCCGCGAACACCCGAGCCCAGAACAGTCCAGCCCAGAACCGTTCCTTCCTGAGCGGCCCAGCCCCGCGGCGCGCCGCGACGCGATGGCAGACGGTCGCAATGCTGCGCCAGCCGAGACCGCGATTTCAGCCGAGACCCCAGCATCGGCAGGGGCGGCCGCGGCGAGAGAGACGGCTGAGGCAGCAGAGACCACCCAGGCCAGAACCGCGGCAGAGTCCAGAATCACGGCAGAGTCCAGATCCACGGCAGCGGCGGTAGCCGCGACAGGGACCGTCACCACGACGGAGACCCGTGCCGCCGTGGGGCTCGGGGATCTCCACGGTGCGGCGTTGGCGAGCGGGTCCGGCAGCGCCGGTGGGATCACTGTGGTCTGGGGTGCCCCGGGCAGCCCCGGCCGCAGCACCGTGGCGGTGAACCTGGCAGCCGAGCTGGCCCTGCACGGGAGCTCAGTGCTGCTGCTCGACGCCGATACGGTGGCGGCGTCGCTGGTGGCCCAGCTGGGTCTGATGGAGGAGACCGCCGGCCTGGCACGGGTCTGCCGAGCCGCTGACCTGGGCCGGCTCGACGTCGCCGCGATGCACGCTGCCACCACGGTGGTCCAGATCGGCGGCGTCCGGCTGGACCTGCTCTCCGGGCTCCCGCGCTCCCAGCGCTGGCCGGAGCTGCGGGAGCGCAGCCTCACCGCGGTGCTCGAACTGGTCCGCGTCCACTACGAGCATGTGATCATCGACGTGGCAGCCCCGGTGGAGGAGGACGAGGAGCTCAGCTTCGACACCGCAGCGCCGCAGCGCAACGCGGCGACCCTGGCCTGCCTGCGCCTGGCTGAGAGGCTGCTCGTCGTCGGCGCGGCGGATCCGGTGAACTTTCCGCGCCTGGTCAAGGCGGTCGAGGCCCTTGATCCCAGCCTCGGCGGCGTCCCGGGGGTCCAGCCGGAGGTGGTCATCAACAAGGTGCGCAGCGAGGTGATAGGACGTTCCCCGCGGGACCAGCTCAGTCAGACCTGGCTGCGGATCGGCCCGGACGCGCCGATCGCGGCGTTCCTGCCCTGGGACCCGGCCGGCTGCGATGCCGCCCTGCTGACCGGGCAGATCCTGGCCGAGGCGGCCCCGAACTCGCCGCTGCGCCGGGGCATCGCACGGTTGGCCGGCGTCGATCTTCCGGTGCGCCGGCGCGGCCTGCTCCGCAGCGGCAGACGGTAGGCTGAGCGGCACAGGCAACGCGCAGCCGGCCCTACTGGGCGCGGGTCTGCGCGCACTTCATATCAGCAGAAAGAGCGAGAGCACCTATGCCCGCCGAGACAATTCTTTGGACCAGCAATGACGCCGATCTTGAGACATTGACCGATGCCTACTACGCCCATATCGCCAGCGAGGACCGCCAGCAGGTCAGCGCGGAACGTCAGCAGCAGCGGGTGCGGGAGCACCTGCAGCTGGCTGAGACCCGGACCGACTCCTCACCGGTGGTCCACGTGGTCGGCGTCGGCGGTCAGAGTCTGGTGCAGGTCGTCACCGATGACATGCCCTACCTGGTGGACTCAGTCACCGCCGAGGTGACCCGGCACGGCCACGGCATCTCCCTGGTGGTGCACCCGATCCTGCTCAGCAGCCGCAGCACCAGCGACGGTGGGCTGGTCTCGGTGAAATCCCTGCCCTCCGAACACCGCGGGGTCTCCTCGGGGGACACCCAGACCCTGCCCAACCTCAGGGCCATCTTCGACGAGCAGCACCTGGTCAAGATCGAATCCTGGATCACCATCGAGCTGGACCGCGTGATCTCGGAGGAGGACGCGCAGACCCTGGTCAGCGGGCTGCACCGGATCCTGCATGACGTGGAGGTCAGCCACCGGGACCAGGACCGGATGATCGCCCGGGTCAAGGACGCCGGGGGATCGCTGCGGCAGGCCGGCGATCTGCCGGAGTCTCAGGAGTCCTCCGATCTGCTGCAGTGGATGGGCGCCGGGAACTTCCTGTTCCTGGGCTACCGGGAATACGAGCTTGCCGAGTATCCCGACGGCTCCGTGCACCTGGACCCGATCACCGGTACCGGCCTGGGGATCCTCGCCGATAAGAACGGCAAGCCGATCACCCGGCGCTCCACCGAGCTCTCCGCCGCCGGCCGGCAGCGCGCCGGACAGCGCCGCGCCCTGGTCATCACCAAGGCCAACTCGCGCTCCACGGTGCGCCGACGCACCTATATGGACTATGTGGCGGTGAAGACCTTCCACGCCGACGGCACGGTCAAGGGTGAGCGCCGGTTCATCGGGCTCTTCAGCGAGCGGGCCTACAGCGAATCCATCGTGAACATCCCGCTGCTGCGCTCCCGCGCCGAGCAACTGCTGCGCCGTTCCGGGTTCGCCCCGGACTCCCACTCCGGCACCGACCTGATGCAGATCCTCGAGACCTATCCGCGCAACGAGCTGCTGCAGATGGAGATCGATGAGATCGAGCAGGCCACCTGGCAGATCATGCAGCTCCAGGAGCGGCGCCGGGTCAAGCTGTTCCTGCGCCGGGACCACTACGGACGGTTCATGACCGCCCTGGTCTACCTGCCCAGGGACCGTTACAACACTGCGGTGCGCCGACGGATCGAGCAGGAG from Nesterenkonia sandarakina encodes the following:
- a CDS encoding AAA family ATPase, with the translated sequence MGRCSVVTMGRLGVDHIAAVEGLQGPVSIDRRCADLPELIAVCRAGRADAALIIGDTDQLTATVLHELQGEGRNVVVISHIAQERGRLQRLGVRSFPDEVSASDLALALRGVQAAEDADPGSAGPTPGLSSGFPYAAAQVHHRREHPSPEQSSPEPFLPERPSPAARRDAMADGRNAAPAETAISAETPASAGAAAARETAEAAETTQARTAAESRITAESRSTAAAVAATGTVTTTETRAAVGLGDLHGAALASGSGSAGGITVVWGAPGSPGRSTVAVNLAAELALHGSSVLLLDADTVAASLVAQLGLMEETAGLARVCRAADLGRLDVAAMHAATTVVQIGGVRLDLLSGLPRSQRWPELRERSLTAVLELVRVHYEHVIIDVAAPVEEDEELSFDTAAPQRNAATLACLRLAERLLVVGAADPVNFPRLVKAVEALDPSLGGVPGVQPEVVINKVRSEVIGRSPRDQLSQTWLRIGPDAPIAAFLPWDPAGCDAALLTGQILAEAAPNSPLRRGIARLAGVDLPVRRRGLLRSGRR